A single bacterium DNA region contains:
- a CDS encoding sigma-70 family RNA polymerase sigma factor: protein MGKKPETNTGGSRGRFPTTRYSAIASLRKSDASEKHQAWESVVRMYWKPVYKYLRIKWRKSSEDAEDLTQGFFTSAIEKNFFHSYDPRRSRFRTFLRTCLDGYLANENKAAKTLKRGGGALFVPYDFHQAEIELKQSRHSPDEIFEREWIRALFSTALDAFRRSCEEQNKMIQFQIFEKYDLERDPVTKISYGELSETFGIPITTVTNYLSFARREFRKMVLRKLEEISGSQKEYRSDARRLFGGTSE from the coding sequence ATGGGGAAAAAACCGGAAACCAATACAGGTGGCTCGCGTGGTCGTTTTCCGACAACGCGGTATTCAGCAATCGCATCCTTGCGCAAGAGTGATGCTTCTGAAAAGCATCAGGCGTGGGAATCGGTGGTGCGGATGTACTGGAAGCCGGTTTATAAATATCTCCGGATCAAATGGCGTAAATCCAGCGAAGACGCCGAGGATCTGACTCAGGGATTCTTCACCTCCGCAATTGAGAAAAATTTTTTCCATAGCTACGATCCGAGGCGTTCGCGTTTCAGAACATTTCTCCGCACTTGCCTGGATGGTTATTTAGCGAATGAAAATAAGGCGGCGAAAACACTGAAAAGAGGAGGCGGCGCACTTTTTGTACCGTACGATTTCCATCAGGCCGAGATTGAGCTGAAACAGAGCCGGCATTCTCCCGATGAGATCTTTGAAAGGGAATGGATCCGTGCTTTATTCTCCACAGCGCTGGATGCGTTTCGCCGCAGTTGTGAAGAACAAAACAAAATGATTCAGTTTCAGATATTCGAAAAGTACGATTTGGAAAGAGATCCCGTAACAAAAATCTCTTACGGAGAGTTGTCCGAAACATTCGGAATACCGATAACAACAGTGACCAACTATCTATCTTTCGCGCGCCGCGAATTTCGCAAAATGGTGCTGCGAAAACTTGAAGAGATCAGTGGAAGTCAGAAAGAATACAGGAGCGACGCGCGGCGTCTCTTTGGAGGAACCTCCGAATGA